The Cellulomonas wangleii genome includes a region encoding these proteins:
- a CDS encoding class II glutamine amidotransferase, translating to MCRWLAYSGAPVTLNDLLYKPANSLVLQSLHSRMGAEPTNGDGFGIGWYDGHAPEPGIFRSTEPAWSDPNLRELARHVRSGTVFAHVRATSGTAIQLTNCHPFRQGDWLFMHNGAVDRFPLLKRDLQLAVDPALFPTIEGTTDSETLFHLALTFGLTDDPPAAMATAVGLVEATGRRHGVDFPFQGTLAVTDGHRMWAVRYSSEGRSRTLFRNADVSVLRQHYPDHAALQGLSDDTRVIVSEPLGELRGAWLEVPEGTCLVVDGADEELHPFVPTAPAA from the coding sequence ATGTGCCGATGGCTGGCGTACTCCGGGGCTCCGGTCACGCTGAACGACCTGCTCTACAAGCCGGCGAACTCGCTCGTGCTGCAGAGCCTGCACAGCCGGATGGGTGCGGAGCCCACCAACGGTGACGGCTTCGGCATCGGCTGGTACGACGGGCACGCGCCGGAGCCGGGCATCTTCCGCAGCACCGAGCCCGCGTGGAGCGACCCCAACCTGCGCGAGCTGGCGCGTCACGTCCGCTCGGGCACGGTGTTCGCGCACGTGCGCGCCACCAGCGGCACGGCGATCCAGCTGACCAACTGCCACCCCTTCCGCCAGGGTGACTGGCTGTTCATGCACAACGGGGCGGTCGACCGGTTCCCGCTCCTCAAGCGGGACCTGCAGCTCGCGGTCGACCCCGCGCTGTTCCCGACGATCGAGGGCACGACCGACTCCGAGACCCTGTTCCACCTGGCGCTCACGTTCGGCCTGACGGACGACCCGCCGGCCGCGATGGCGACCGCGGTCGGCCTCGTCGAGGCGACGGGCCGGCGCCACGGCGTCGACTTCCCGTTCCAGGGCACGCTCGCCGTGACCGACGGGCACCGCATGTGGGCCGTCCGCTACTCCTCCGAGGGCCGCTCGCGCACGCTGTTCCGCAACGCCGACGTGTCGGTCCTGCGGCAGCACTACCCGGACCACGCCGCGCTGCAGGGCCTGTCGGACGACACCCGCGTCATCGTGTCCGAGCCGCTGGGCGAGCTGCGCGGCGCGTGGCTCGAGGTACCCGAGGGCACGTGCCTCGTCGTCGACGGCGCGGACGAGGAGCTGCACCCGTTCGTCCCGACGGCGCCGGCCGCCTGA
- a CDS encoding helix-turn-helix domain-containing protein — translation MPIVVDVDVMLARRKMSVGTLAERVGITPANLAVLKNGRAKAVRFTTLAALCEVLECQPGDLLRWEPDGEHEAPSPV, via the coding sequence ATGCCGATCGTCGTGGACGTCGACGTCATGCTCGCGCGCCGCAAGATGTCCGTCGGGACGCTCGCGGAGCGCGTCGGCATCACGCCCGCCAACCTCGCGGTGCTGAAGAACGGGCGCGCCAAGGCCGTGCGCTTCACCACGCTCGCCGCGCTGTGCGAGGTGCTGGAGTGCCAGCCGGGCGACCTGCTGCGCTGGGAGCCGGACGGGGAACACGAGGCGCCCAGCCCGGTGTGA